A stretch of DNA from Mycolicibacterium celeriflavum:
CGACGAAGCCGCCGCGCTCGGGGACGAGCTGAAGAACGTCACAAGCTAGTGAGCTCGCTGTCGGACACCTTGCGGTAGATCTCCAGCGTCTGTTCGGCGATGTGGGCCCAGGAGAACTCGTCGATGCAACGCTGCCGCCCGGCCCGACCGTATCGGCGCGCCCGCTGCGGGTCGGCCACCAGCTCGTTGACGGTCGCGGCCAACCGGGTCTCGTATCCCGTCGGGTCCTGCGGGTCGTAGTGCACCAGCCGCCCGGTGTGACCGTCGGCCACCACCTCCGGGATGCCGCCGACATCGGAGGCCACCACCGCCGTCGCGCACGCCATCGCCTCCAGGTTCACGATGCCCAACGGCTCATAGACCGACGGGCATACGAAAACCGTTGCTGCGGTTAATATTTCGCGAATCTTGACGATCGGAAGCATCTCGCGTACCCAGTACACCCCGGCGCGGGCCCGCGAGAGCTGAGCAACGGCCTGGGTCACCTCGGCGGCGATCTCCGGGGTGTCGGGCGCTCCTGCGCACAACACCAGCTGGATGTCGGGGGCGAAATCGTGTGCCGCAGCGATCAGATGCGCGACGCCCTTCTGTCTGGTGATCCGCCCGACGAATGCCGCGATCGGGCGCGTGGGGTCGACGCCGAGTTCGGCCAGCACCGATTCGCCCGGCTCCGGCGTCGCGGGATACCAGACCTCGGTGTCGATTCCGTTGCGCACGACATGGACCCGGTTCGGATCCAGTGCGGGATAGGTGCGCAACACGTCGTCGCGCATGCCGGAGCTGACCGCGATCACCGCGTCGGCGGCCTCCACTGCCGTCTTCTCCACCCACGACGACACCCGGTAGCCGCCGCCGAGCTGTTCGGCCTTCCACGGCCGCATCGGCTCCAGCGAGTGGGCCGTCAGCACGTGCGGGACGCCGTAGAGCAAGCCGGCGAGATGACCGGCCAGGCCGGTGTACCAGGTGTGCGAGTGCACGACGTGAGCCTGGGCCGCGGCGTTGACCATGTTCAGGTCCGCCGAGAGCATGGTCAGCGCGGCATTGGCGCCCAGCAGCGCCGGGTCGGGTTGGGCAACAATCGCGTCGGGCCGCGGTGCGCCCATGCAGTGCACGTCGACGTCGCATAGGTGGCGCAACTGAGCGACCAACTCGGTGACGTGCACCCCCGCCCCGCCGTAAACCTCGGGTGGGTACTCCCGGGTCATCATCGCCACCCGCATGGTTGTAGACGATAGTTACGGCGGCGGGCCGCCGCAGGCTTGTGCCGCGCCTGCAAGTGACTGACTCAGCACACCAATGCCTGGCCCCGGACAGAACCGGCCGATAGGTTTGAAGCATGAGGGAATTGCCACACGTGCTGGGCATCGTCCTGGCCGGCGGTGAGGGCAAGCGGCTCTACCCGTTGACCGCGGATCGGGCCAAGCCCGCTGTTCCCTTCGGCGGCGCCTACCGGCTCATCGATTTCGTGCTGTCGAATCTGGTCAACGCGCGATATCTGCGCATCTGCGTGCTGACGCAATACAAGTCGCATTCGCTCGACCGTCACATCTCGCAGAATTGGCGGCTTTCCGGCCTCGCCGGCGAATACATCACACCGGTGCCCGCTCAGCAGCGGCTGGGCCCGCGGTGGTACACCGGCTCCGCCGATGCGATCTATCAGTCGCTGAACCTCATCTACGACGAGGATCCGGACTACATCGTGGTGTTCGGCGCCGACCACGTCTACCGCATGGATCCCGAGCAGATGGTCCAGTTCCACATCGAGAGCGGCGCGGGCGCGACGGTCGCGGGCATCCGGGTGCCACGCGCCGAGGCCACCGCGTTCGGATGCATCGACTCCGACGAGTCCGGACGCATCCGCGGGTTCATCGAGAAGCCCGCCGACCCGCCGGGCACGCCCGACGATCCCGAGCAGACGTTCGTGTCGATGGGCAACTACATCTTCACCACCAAGGTGCTCATCGACGCGATCCGCGCCGACGCCGACGACGACCACTCCGACCACGACATGGGCGGTGACATCATTCCCCGTCTCGTCGCCGACGGCATGGCGGCGGTGTACGACTTCAGCAACAACGAGGTGCCCGGCGCGACCGAGCGCGATCACGGCTACTGGCGCGACGTCGGAACCCTCGACGCGTTCTACGACGCACACATGGACCTGGTGTCGGTGCACCCGGTGTTCAACCTCTACAACAAGCGCTGGCCCATCCGCGGCGAGTCGGAGATGCTTGCGCCGGCCAAGTTCGTCAACGGCGGCTCGGCGCAGGAGTCGGTGGTGGGCGCGGGCAGCATCATTTCCGCGGCGTCCGTGCGTAATTCGGTGTTGTCGTCGAACGTCGTCGTCGACGACGGAGCGATCGTCGAGGGCAGCGTGATCATGCCCGGCGCCCGGATCGGCCGCGGCGCAGTTGTGCGCCACGCGATCCTGGACAAGAACGTCGTCGTCGGCCCGGGCGAAATGGTCGGGGTGGATCTGGACAAGGACCGCGAACGGTTCGCGATCAGCGCCGGGGGAGTGGTCGCGGTCGGCAAGGGCGTCTGGATCTAGCCGCGGCCTGCTCGGGCGCGGCGTCGCCTGCGCACCAGTCGGACCGCCGCCCACACCAGTAGCGCCACGGCCACCAACACCAGCACCGGCAGCAGGATCGCCAGAAAGACCAGGCCGACGCTCACGCCGTCCTCGACGGTACTCAGGACCGGCGCCGCGACCCCCGCGGTGGCGACGTTGGCAGCGGGGCGCACCGCCGATTTCGTCAGCGACACGACGAGGGCCACGACCACCCCGATGACCACCGGGACCCACTGCCCGGACTGTGCGAACGCGCCGGGATCGGCGACCGCAGACGTCTGCGCGGCGGTGCCGGATCCGAACACGATGCCGCCGGCCGTCGGTCGCACGAAGGTCTGAATGGCGTCATTGACGCTGTCGAGGGCGGGGATCTTGTCGGCGACGATTTCGATCACCAGCAACACCGCGACGATCGCCATCACCCAGCCGTTCTCGAGCCAGGCCCAGCCATGCGGCAGCGCGACGAGGTCGGTGAACCGCGACAGCAGCCCGAGCGCCAGCAGCGGGATGTAGGCGTTGAGTCCTGCGGCGGTGGCCAGGCCCAGGCCGGTCAGCAGTTCCACATCGGCATTATGCGCCGGGCAGACCACCAACTTCACCAGACATAGGGCACCAACCGGTAGCGGACCTTCTGCGTGTACTCGCGGTAGCCGGCGAGATCGCGTGTGAGCAGAGCCTCCTCGTCACCAATCCGAAGGACGAGGACAGCGAGGCCGACGGGGACGAACACCAAACCCCACCAGGAGCCGAGAGCGAGCGGGACGCCGATCATCAGGATCACATTGCCGAAGTACATCGGGTGCCGGACGAATCCGTACCAGCCCGTGGATGACAGCTGTTGGCCCGATTCGACGGTGACATTTGCTGCGGCGTAATCATTCTGGATGGTGACCAGCATCGCGATCGTGAGTCCGCCTGCGACGAGGACGAGTCCGACGATCGAAACGACGGCGGGTACCGAGGACCAACCGAAGCGGAAGTCCAGCGCGCTCACCGCGATCATCGCGCCCATCGAGATGAAGGCGATGGCGATGACGAGTTTCTGCAGAGGTCGTGTCTCGGCTTGCGGACCCGCTTGCATGCGTCGGCGCAGCGCCTCTGGATTCCGTCTTGCCAGATATCCACTCGGTATCAACGTGGCCGTGGCGAACACTGCAATGAACGCCCAACCGCGCCAGTAGTCGAACGTCCCCGCGAATCCAAACACCAGAAGGCCGAACACGACGAAGCCGGCAAGAGACGTAACTGACGCCTGGACAGTGGTTTTCATCGTCACCACACCCCGGGGACCAGGCGGTAGTGCACCTTCTTGGTGTACTCGTCGTAGCCGTCGAGTTCCCGTCGCAGCGCCTTCTCCTCGTCGGTGATACGGGCGGCGAACACGAAGAAGCCGGGAATGACCGTGAGCAAGCCCCAATATGAGGCCAAAGCAAGCGGCGTCCCAAGAAACATGACTAGCGCTCCGGCGTACATGGGATGACGTACAACGCCATACAGTCCAGTCGACACGACCGGTTGCTCGGCCTCGACAGTGATCGTCGCTGCCGCATAGTTGTTCTGGATCACCACGAACTCCGACAACAGGAGGCCGGCGAACACCACTGCGTTGCCGATCACGGCAACCGCCGTCGGCACCGTCGACCAGCCGAACCGGTGGTCAAGCGAGCTGATGACACCGACGGCGACAAACGAAAGCACGATGCCGACGATGATGAACTTCTGTGCGAGTCGGGTCTCCGCCCAGGGCCCTGATGTGATGCGACGCCGAAACGCTGCGGGAGACCTCACCGCCAGATACACGGTCGGCCCCATGGTGCCGACGATGAAAACCGCGATGAAGACCCATGCCTGCCAATAATCAAACGTGCCTGCGGGCAAGAACAACAGCACGCCCATGAACAGGATTCCGCCGATCGTCGACGCCAGCAGTTGCAGAACGACTTTCACTGTTCCTCCTTCTGGTTCAGACCGCGTCGCGCCGGCGATACAGCGCGCCCGCGAGCAACGTCAACGCCCCTGCGACGACGACCATGACGGCCAGCGCGGTGACCGGATAGTCCGTCGGCGCGGTGGTGCGGCCGACCGGCGAGAGGTCGATCAGCCATTGCGGCAAGCGCAGCAGTGCGCCGAGATACAGCGAGGTGACGACGAAAGCTACCGCCAGCCACCCGATCCAGGGTCGGCGCACCGCAACGGCGAACGCGGCCAGCCCTGCCATCACGGCCATCGCGGGCACGAAGGCCAACCCGGCCAGGGTCAGCCGCAGCACGGTGGCCGGTTCACCGACCGCGATACCCGCGCCCAGGCCGTTGCCCAGACCGGCGGCCAACATCAGCACAGTCGAGCCCAGCAGCGCCGATCCGATCGCCGTCGACAGCCAGCGCCACCGTGACACAGAACCGGCCAGCACCGCCTCGCCGAACCCTTTGTCCTCGTCGGCGTACACCCGCAGCACCGCGCCGACGACATACGCGCTTGCCGCCGCCGCGAGGAACTGCGTCATGGTGGTGTGGACACTGTCGGTGCCCTGCTGCGCGATGACGCGCTGGATCATCTCGTTGTTCTCCGCCGCGTCCAGCAGCGACTTGGTCATCGACCCGAACGCGAGCCCGCCCAGGAACAGTCCGACCGTCCAGCCGACGGTCTGGCCGCGCTGCAGCGTCAGGTGCAGGGCCAGCACGCCGGTGATCGGAGGGGCGTCGGGGTGCTCGCCGGTGGACGGCAGGGTGCCGTCGTCGTACTGGCGTCTGCTCTCCAGCACGGCGGCCAGCGCCATCAGGGCCACGGTCAGTGCGACCAGCAGCGCGAACGGCCACCACCGCAGGTCGACGAACGCGCGCATCTGCTGTGCCCAGGCGACGGGGGAGAACCAACTCAGCACGCTGCCCGAGTTGTCGATGACGTCGCCGATCCCGCGCACCAGCGCGGCGACCGCCAACGCCGCCATCGCTGCGCCGGTCGCGGTGCGCGCCTGTCGCCACAGTTGCGCGGTGACGGCGGCCACCGCACCGAACACCATCGCCACCCCGGTGACACCGAGGCACATCGCCGCGGTGTCGACGAGCCCGAAGCCGGTGGCCGCCATCGCCAGAGTCATCGTCACCGCCAGCACGGCGTTGACTGCGCCGACGAGGATCAGCGCGGCCGCTGTGCGGGCATACCGGCCGACGACAGACGACAACACCAACTCCGCTGCGCCGCTTTCCTCCTCGGTGCGGGTATGACGAATGACGGTGAGAATTGCGAGGATCGACGTCGCCACGATCAACGTCAGCATCAGCTCGTTGGCCATCATCGCGCCGAGGTCGGTCTCGTTCTTCCCGAACATGGGCCCGCCCATCATGATCGCGGCGGGTGTTTTCATCAGGTCGACCCGGGCAAGGCGTTGCGCCTCTTCGGGGTAAGCCAGTTTTATCGCGCCTGGCGCGTAGACCATGAGCGACGTCAGCACTGCTATCCAGACGCCGAGTCGAACCCGGTCGCGATGCAGCGCGAGGCGCAGCAGCTTGGCGGTTCCGGTCCACGCGGCGTTTGGCGTGCCGTGCCGCGTCGTGACCGGCGCGTCGATCGTGGCAGTCATCGATCGACCCCCTGATACTCGCGCAGGAACATGTCCTCCAGCGAGGCCGGCGTCACCGTCAGGTCGATGATCCCGAGATCGCTGACGAAGTCCATCGCGTGATCGAGGTCGTTGCGGTCGACCGAGAAGACGTAGTGCCCGTCCCTGACCGCGAAGTCGTGGACGAACGGGGCGCCCTGAAGGCGTTGGCCGTCGTGGCGGGTGCGCACCGTCACGGTCGTGCGCATCAGGTGCCGCAGCTCGTCGAGGGGCCCGGAGCGTACGGTGCGGCCCGCGCGGATGATCGTGACGCTGTCGCAGAGTTTTTCGACTTCGGCCAGGATGTGGCTGGACAGCAGGACCGCCGCACCGCGGTCGGCGACTTCGCCGACGCACTGCTGAAACGCCTTCTCCATCAACGGGTCCAGGCCGGATGTCGGCTCGTCGAGGATGTACAGCTCGGCGTTGGTCGAGAACGCGGCGACGATGGCGACCTTCTGCCGGTTGCCCTTGGAGTAGGTGCGGGCCTTCTTGTGCGGGTCGAGCTCGAAGCGCTCGATCAGCTGATCCCGGCGGGTCGTGTCGACTCCGTTGCCGCGCAGGCGGACCAGGAAGTCGATCGCTTGCAGCCCGGTCAGGTTGGGCCACAACGTCACATCGCCGGGCACGTAGGCGATGCGGCGATGCAACTCCACCGCGTCGTGCCAGGGATCGCCGCCGAGCAGTCGCACCGCGCCGCTGTCTGCGCGCAGCAGGCCGAGCAGCACGCGGATCGTGGTCGACTTGCCCGCGCCGTTCGGCCCGAGGAAACCGGCGATCTGGCCCGGTGCAACGGTCAGGTCCAACCCGTCGAGCGCCCTGGTGCGACCGAATGATTTGGACAGCCCGCGGATTTCGACTGCCGGGCCACCGCCTGCGTCAACCCGCTGCAGGGGCCTGGCTGGTTGAGCCGTCATAGCCGTCTCCTTCTCTGGGGGTGCTGAACGGGATACCTTTTTCGCGTTGCTCGAGGAACGCGTCGTACATCGTCGAGTCGGTCATCAGGCCGTTGGTGTAAAGCTCGAGCGCGGGCAGCATCATTTCTTCGCCGTAGTCGCGAAGCACCTCACGCAGGTCCGTGGAGGGGTGCAGTTGCAGATACAGCAGGAAGCTGCCGCCGCTCGACATCGACAGAAACCGGGCCCTGGCGCGGGGGTCGCGGCTCGGCTTGAGCAGACCGGAGCGCACGCCCTCATCCATGTACTGCTCGGCGTTGTCGATCATCTGCTGCCAGAAGGTGTTCGCGAGCTCGCTGCCCGACTGCATGCTGCGCACCAGGTACGCCATCAGCGGCGCGTACGACTCGATCTCGGACATCTGCGCGAGCCAGGTCGCCGGATCGCCGTTCTGCAGCGACTCTGTCTTGGCTTCGCGGATCACTTCGGCGACGTGCTCGTCACACGCCTTGCGCAGGCCTTCCTTGGAGCCGAAGTGGTGAATGACCAGCGCGGCCGACACCCCCGCGGCCTCAGCGATCGCCCGCAGCCCGATGTTGAACCCGTGCGCGCCCCACTGCTCGATCGCGGCGTCGCGGATCCGCGCAACGGCCGTCCGGTCGTTCGAAGCTGAACGCATGTTCAGTAGACTAAACGCGCGTTCAGCCGTCGGTCAAGGATGGAACGCGTCACAGCTCAGCCGCGCGAGCGCTCACGCTGGTACGGCTTGGGGGCCGAAAAGCGTACGTGATTGAGCGCTCGCGGCCTTCCAGGCCTTCCACGCCTACATGTGGCCGATTGGGTAAGTGCGCCCGAAGTTCAGTCGCGGGCGGCCGCGAGCAGGCCGTCGCCCAGCGGCACCAGCACCGGGGTGAGTCGCTCGTCCTCGGCGATCAGCCGCGCAGCCTCCCGCACGGCCATGACTTCGGCGTCGTTGGCACTGGCGTCACCGGCCCGCCCGCCGAGTGCCGCGCGGTGCAGGACGATCGCCCCGCCCGGGCGCAGCAACCGGACGCCTTCGGCGACGAACTGCGGCTGATCCAACGGATCGGCGTCGACGAACACCAGGTCGTAGGACTCGTCGGCGAGGCGGGTCAGCACCTCCTGGGCGCGGCCGCTGATCAACCGGCTTCGTCCCGGCCCGATACCGGCTTCGGTGAACGCCTGCTTGGCGATGCGCTGGTGTTCGGGTTCGACGTCGATGGTGGTCAGCACGCCGTCTTCGCGCATGCCCGACAGCAGCCACAGGCCGCTGACCCCGGCGCCCGTGCCGACTTCGACGACAGCCTTGGCGCCGGTCAGCTTGGCGAACACGCACAGCAGCGCGCCGACCGCGGGGGAGACGGCGCCCGCCCCGATGTCGAGGGCGCGTTCCCGGGCGGCGGCGACGATGGCGTCCTCGGAGATGGACTGCTCGGCATGAGAGACGATGGCATCGGCACGGCTGTGCGGTCCGATGACGTCGTCGGTGCCGGCCATGCCCGCAGCGTAGCCAACCCGTATCGGCCAGCACCGCGACACGCCCGTCGCCGAATGCCGGATCGAGCAGATTTCGATGGATTCGCGCAGGTCGAAAATGGGTAGAGAAGCATTCTCAGGAAATGTTCAGTTTGCTCATATGCCAAGCACGGAACGGTCGGCGACGGTATGTCCCATGGAAAACGGTGGACGCTGGCTCTGCAGGGACGAACCGGGGACTACCGGGAATACCTGTGTGGGTCTGACCGTTGCCGCCAATAACGAGCCGCCGCGCCGTGATGGCGGCTGTGACCAGGAGGATCTGACGACCACCATCAAGATGGCCCCGACTTCCATGGCCCACCTCGAGCAGTTCGCGGACGGGGAATGGGTCGAGCCTTCCGACGAATTGACCGGTACCGCGGTGTTCGACGCCACCGGCGACAAGGCGACGATGCCGTCGTGGGACGAACTGGTGCGCCAGCACGCCGATCGGGTGTACCGGCTGGCCTACCGCCTGGCGGGCAACCAGCACGACGCCGAGGACCTGACCCAGGAGACGTTCATCCGGGTGTTCCGGTCGTTGCAGAACTATCAGCCCGGCACGTTCGAGGGCTGGCTGCACCGGATCACCACGAACCTGTTCCTCGACATGGTCCGCAGGCGCGGCCGCATCCGCATGGAGGCGCTGCCCGAGGATTACGACCGGGTCCCCGCCGACGATCCCAACCCCGAGCAGATCTATCACGACTCGCGGCTCGGCCCTGATCTGCAGGCCGCGCTGGACTCGCTGCCGCCGGAGTTCCGCGCCGCGGTCGTGCTGTGCGACATCGAGGGCCTGTCCTACGAGGAGATCGGCGCCACGCTCGGCGTCAAGCTGGGCACCGTGCGCAGCCGCATCCACCGCGGCAGGCAGGCGCTTCGCGACTATCTGGCCAATCACAGCGAAATCGCGGCCCAGACGGCCTGAGGTTCGCGGCGTTCCGGACCTGCGCCGCGCTACATTCGAGTGAGCACCGTGACACGACGCGAGAGGAGCTGGGCGATGGTCGAGCCGGGACACGTGTTCCGCCGTGCCTTCTCATGGTTGCCCACTCAGTTCGCCTCCCAGAGTGACGCGCCGGTCGGGCCGCGGCAGTTCGGCTCCACCGAGCACCTGTCGACCGAGGCCATCGCGGCCTTTGTGGACGGCGAACTGCGGCTGACCCCACATCTGCGCGCGGCCCACCACTTGTCGCTGTGCCCCCAGTGCGCAGCCGAGGTGGACGCCCAGCGCCAGGCCCGCGCGGCATTGCGGGATTCGCTACCGATCGACGTGCCGAGCTCCCTGCTGGGCCTGTTGTCCGAGATCCCGCACCACGCGCCGCCGGAGCCGCCCGTCGAGACGCAGCGGTCGCAGTTTGCTGACAGCGCAGAGCGCCCACGGCGTAAGCGCCGGTAGGGTAAATGCGAACACGAGCAGGGTTCTGCGCCGGCGATCGCGGGCGCCTTCACAGAGGGTGATACACGGGTGACCAATCTCGACCAGACCGGGCGTGAGCGCCTGGAGCCGCGTCCTGTCTCCCGTCCGCCCGTCGACCCGGCGGCGCAGCGCGCGTTCGGCAGACCCGACGGGGTTCGAGGTTCGTTCGTGGGCCTGGAGAAGTACCGCGACCAAGGCGAGTTCACCCCGACGGACCAGCCGCCCGACCCGGTG
This window harbors:
- a CDS encoding DUF4126 domain-containing protein, with protein sequence MELLTGLGLATAAGLNAYIPLLALGLLSRFTDLVALPHGWAWLENGWVMAIVAVLLVIEIVADKIPALDSVNDAIQTFVRPTAGGIVFGSGTAAQTSAVADPGAFAQSGQWVPVVIGVVVALVVSLTKSAVRPAANVATAGVAAPVLSTVEDGVSVGLVFLAILLPVLVLVAVALLVWAAVRLVRRRRRARAGRG
- a CDS encoding ABC transporter permease, giving the protein MTATIDAPVTTRHGTPNAAWTGTAKLLRLALHRDRVRLGVWIAVLTSLMVYAPGAIKLAYPEEAQRLARVDLMKTPAAIMMGGPMFGKNETDLGAMMANELMLTLIVATSILAILTVIRHTRTEEESGAAELVLSSVVGRYARTAAALILVGAVNAVLAVTMTLAMAATGFGLVDTAAMCLGVTGVAMVFGAVAAVTAQLWRQARTATGAAMAALAVAALVRGIGDVIDNSGSVLSWFSPVAWAQQMRAFVDLRWWPFALLVALTVALMALAAVLESRRQYDDGTLPSTGEHPDAPPITGVLALHLTLQRGQTVGWTVGLFLGGLAFGSMTKSLLDAAENNEMIQRVIAQQGTDSVHTTMTQFLAAAASAYVVGAVLRVYADEDKGFGEAVLAGSVSRWRWLSTAIGSALLGSTVLMLAAGLGNGLGAGIAVGEPATVLRLTLAGLAFVPAMAVMAGLAAFAVAVRRPWIGWLAVAFVVTSLYLGALLRLPQWLIDLSPVGRTTAPTDYPVTALAVMVVVAGALTLLAGALYRRRDAV
- a CDS encoding ABC transporter ATP-binding protein gives rise to the protein MTAQPARPLQRVDAGGGPAVEIRGLSKSFGRTRALDGLDLTVAPGQIAGFLGPNGAGKSTTIRVLLGLLRADSGAVRLLGGDPWHDAVELHRRIAYVPGDVTLWPNLTGLQAIDFLVRLRGNGVDTTRRDQLIERFELDPHKKARTYSKGNRQKVAIVAAFSTNAELYILDEPTSGLDPLMEKAFQQCVGEVADRGAAVLLSSHILAEVEKLCDSVTIIRAGRTVRSGPLDELRHLMRTTVTVRTRHDGQRLQGAPFVHDFAVRDGHYVFSVDRNDLDHAMDFVSDLGIIDLTVTPASLEDMFLREYQGVDR
- a CDS encoding methyltransferase family protein — protein: MKVVLQLLASTIGGILFMGVLLFLPAGTFDYWQAWVFIAVFIVGTMGPTVYLAVRSPAAFRRRITSGPWAETRLAQKFIIVGIVLSFVAVGVISSLDHRFGWSTVPTAVAVIGNAVVFAGLLLSEFVVIQNNYAAATITVEAEQPVVSTGLYGVVRHPMYAGALVMFLGTPLALASYWGLLTVIPGFFVFAARITDEEKALRRELDGYDEYTKKVHYRLVPGVW
- the sigE gene encoding RNA polymerase sigma factor SigE, producing the protein MENGGRWLCRDEPGTTGNTCVGLTVAANNEPPRRDGGCDQEDLTTTIKMAPTSMAHLEQFADGEWVEPSDELTGTAVFDATGDKATMPSWDELVRQHADRVYRLAYRLAGNQHDAEDLTQETFIRVFRSLQNYQPGTFEGWLHRITTNLFLDMVRRRGRIRMEALPEDYDRVPADDPNPEQIYHDSRLGPDLQAALDSLPPEFRAAVVLCDIEGLSYEEIGATLGVKLGTVRSRIHRGRQALRDYLANHSEIAAQTA
- a CDS encoding methyltransferase family protein; amino-acid sequence: MKTTVQASVTSLAGFVVFGLLVFGFAGTFDYWRGWAFIAVFATATLIPSGYLARRNPEALRRRMQAGPQAETRPLQKLVIAIAFISMGAMIAVSALDFRFGWSSVPAVVSIVGLVLVAGGLTIAMLVTIQNDYAAANVTVESGQQLSSTGWYGFVRHPMYFGNVILMIGVPLALGSWWGLVFVPVGLAVLVLRIGDEEALLTRDLAGYREYTQKVRYRLVPYVW
- a CDS encoding O-methyltransferase, which gives rise to MAGTDDVIGPHSRADAIVSHAEQSISEDAIVAAARERALDIGAGAVSPAVGALLCVFAKLTGAKAVVEVGTGAGVSGLWLLSGMREDGVLTTIDVEPEHQRIAKQAFTEAGIGPGRSRLISGRAQEVLTRLADESYDLVFVDADPLDQPQFVAEGVRLLRPGGAIVLHRAALGGRAGDASANDAEVMAVREAARLIAEDERLTPVLVPLGDGLLAAARD
- the rseA gene encoding anti-sigma E factor RseA, with translation MVEPGHVFRRAFSWLPTQFASQSDAPVGPRQFGSTEHLSTEAIAAFVDGELRLTPHLRAAHHLSLCPQCAAEVDAQRQARAALRDSLPIDVPSSLLGLLSEIPHHAPPEPPVETQRSQFADSAERPRRKRR
- the glgA gene encoding glycogen synthase, with translation MRVAMMTREYPPEVYGGAGVHVTELVAQLRHLCDVDVHCMGAPRPDAIVAQPDPALLGANAALTMLSADLNMVNAAAQAHVVHSHTWYTGLAGHLAGLLYGVPHVLTAHSLEPMRPWKAEQLGGGYRVSSWVEKTAVEAADAVIAVSSGMRDDVLRTYPALDPNRVHVVRNGIDTEVWYPATPEPGESVLAELGVDPTRPIAAFVGRITRQKGVAHLIAAAHDFAPDIQLVLCAGAPDTPEIAAEVTQAVAQLSRARAGVYWVREMLPIVKIREILTAATVFVCPSVYEPLGIVNLEAMACATAVVASDVGGIPEVVADGHTGRLVHYDPQDPTGYETRLAATVNELVADPQRARRYGRAGRQRCIDEFSWAHIAEQTLEIYRKVSDSELTSL
- the glgC gene encoding glucose-1-phosphate adenylyltransferase, translating into MRELPHVLGIVLAGGEGKRLYPLTADRAKPAVPFGGAYRLIDFVLSNLVNARYLRICVLTQYKSHSLDRHISQNWRLSGLAGEYITPVPAQQRLGPRWYTGSADAIYQSLNLIYDEDPDYIVVFGADHVYRMDPEQMVQFHIESGAGATVAGIRVPRAEATAFGCIDSDESGRIRGFIEKPADPPGTPDDPEQTFVSMGNYIFTTKVLIDAIRADADDDHSDHDMGGDIIPRLVADGMAAVYDFSNNEVPGATERDHGYWRDVGTLDAFYDAHMDLVSVHPVFNLYNKRWPIRGESEMLAPAKFVNGGSAQESVVGAGSIISAASVRNSVLSSNVVVDDGAIVEGSVIMPGARIGRGAVVRHAILDKNVVVGPGEMVGVDLDKDRERFAISAGGVVAVGKGVWI
- a CDS encoding TetR/AcrR family transcriptional regulator; this translates as MRSASNDRTAVARIRDAAIEQWGAHGFNIGLRAIAEAAGVSAALVIHHFGSKEGLRKACDEHVAEVIREAKTESLQNGDPATWLAQMSEIESYAPLMAYLVRSMQSGSELANTFWQQMIDNAEQYMDEGVRSGLLKPSRDPRARARFLSMSSGGSFLLYLQLHPSTDLREVLRDYGEEMMLPALELYTNGLMTDSTMYDAFLEQREKGIPFSTPREGDGYDGSTSQAPAAG